The genome window TTCGATTTCCTCAGATTCTAAGCTTAATTTATAATTCTCTAACCACTCTTCGAGAGTTTGCAATAATTTATCTTCAACTAGATGTAAATGAGAACTTACATTGTCGCATGAGGTTACAGGACACATTAAAGTATCCGGATATTTACCGCCGTATGGCCTTCGGTTCATTCTTCTGTTACACTTTCCGCATATAACTATACCAGCTAAAGGATTTTTTACAACATGCCTTGTAGGTACTGGTAGAGAAGGATTGGAAGCAAGATATTCCTGGGCTAAATTAAAAGTGTTATTATCGATAATCGCTTTATGTAGTCCGTCTACTAATATCATATCTTTTTCTTTAGCACGTGGACGTTCCTTTACCATCCTTCCATCAATCATTTTTTTGACTTGAGGACGAGAATTCCAACGTATTTTACCGATATACACAGGATTGCTTAAAATATCTCTAACAGTAGAGGGAACCCAGTCGCCACCATTTACAGTTGGTATTTTAAGTTCATTTAACTTTCTGACGATTAAAGATACTCCTAATCTCTTATAATCGCCACTTGATTGCTGTTCGCCCTTAGTATAAAGCTGAAATATCAATTTAACAATATCAGCTTGTTCTGAATGAGGTTCTAAGGTATATCCTTTTTCTTTTTCTAGTTTCTTTCTAACATAGCCATAAGGAGGTTTATTGCCTACATATTTTCCTTCCTTGACAGATTCCAACCTACCCCTTTGAAGTCTCCTATTTATAGTTTTATATTCTCGTCTAGACATAAATAGTCCGAACTCAAAGTATTCTTCGTCGAACTCGTCTTGTGGGTCATAGGTTTTCATAGGAGTTATTATTTTGGTATTAGAATATTTGAAAGTTTGAGAAACTAACCCTTGATCCATTGTGTCCCCACGAGCTAGACGTTCTACTTCGACCACTAAAACACCTCGCCACAATCCTTGTTCTACTGATGATAGTAATTCTTGCATTACGGGTCTAGAAGAGATAGTTTCACCACTAACTACTTCTTTATATATTTTAGTTATATTTAACTTTAACTTTCTGCCTAAATCCAATAATATTTTTTCGTGCCTTGCCAGAGTTTCACCTTCACCACTTGCTTCTGCTTCAATATCCGTCCTTGACTTCCTTAGGTATATACAGTATTCCGTACTTGTATTTAACAACGTTGTCACTCCTTTTCAAGAATGTTTGAAAGATATAGAAAATAGCTTTATTGCCTATTATATATAATAATACTATCTTTTTATATTAAGTACATCTTTAAGCTAATATTTAACATAGTTTTATAAAACATACGTTCGGTGCTTGGGTAAAAAATTATTCTATAGGTATATAGCCATAGAAGTTTTGTTTGTGATGAACTATTAAATTTAAGTCTTGTCCAAAAATTAAAGATAACCTGTATTCCATAAATTCATATGTAACGTTAAATAGCTCGGCTAATTCTTCTATCATTAAATATGTATTTTCCATAATTTTAACATTCTTTAGCATAAACATAGGACAAAGAAGGTAAGCAGACATTCTTTTGGCTTGTGATTCCTGCTTATCCAATATAATGTCTTTCTTATATTTAACTTGATTGCCACAGTGAAGTATTATGTGGGATAATTCCTCTGCTAGTTCTTGATTTTGTTCTTTAGGTGGCAGTTTATTATTTATTATAATTATAGCACTACTTTGTCTTATGATTACCCTACTATCTTGATCCATGCATAAGACTCTTATATTTCCCAAATTTCTTATAATTTTATGTAAGTTTATTTGATAAGGATGTATGATACTGTTTCTTACCAGAATTAAGTTAGCTTTGTCTTCTAAAAAATTTGTTTGCTTTACAGGTATAACCTCTTCTAAAGTCATATAGTCCCCTCCCCTGATGAAAAAGAGAATAAATAAAAAACTATTCTTTAAATTTACTCTCTTTGGTAAGCTTTATGATTCTAGTATCATTGTAAGCAGTTTTAATTGTAAGGTTATTTATGTCTATTTGGATATTGTCTAATTTATCATCTATAGCATTTAACTTATCATTGACTAGCTCACGATTATCATATAAGCTTCTTACTTTATCTGAGATTTCATCTTCTATTTTAGCTTCAAGTTTAACCATAGCTTTTCTATTTTCTTGTATTTCACTTTTTAACTCTTTTTTAGTTTCTTGTAGTTCAAAGTAAATTTTTTCTAGTAAGCTATACGCTTTTTCTTCATTGTTCATATCAGAAACCTCCAATATATTGATCTCTATCTTTTTTATTATTCTTCCTCATCTTCCATCTCATCAAATTGTTGTTGAATAAACTCCCAAGTTTTTAATAACTGTTTAATTTTCTTTTTTGGTGCTGACTTAAGATCGTGGAATAAGATACTTATTTCTGGATCAGATTTTATTTTTTCAAGGAGCTCAAGTTCTTCTTGAGTAAAGTCATCCTCATGAGTATTTCTAACATCTGATTTTCCTAATAAAAAGTCAACTGTGATATTAAAATAATCTGCAAAATCACTTAATGCATTTATCTCGGGTATTCGCTTATCATTTTCATATTGAGATACAGCTGATTTTGTGAAACTGTAGTGATATTTTTCATTAAACTCTTTTATAAGTTCTTCTTGGTTTAATCCTTTCTCCATTCTCAACATTTTAAATCTTTCTCCAAACGTGGCCACAGTTAACACCTCCATAACTATATAATAGTAAAAATTAACGGTATTATAAACAAAATTAACAATAACGATAACAAAATATAAAAAAACTTCAAAAAAACTATTGACAGTTTCGTTTGTGTTATATATAATACAATTAAACAAGTTAACACAAACAAAACTCAATAGGCAGGTGATAATATGAACCCAAGAATGAAGTTGAAGGCTGTAAGAGTTGAAAATGGTGATACTCAAGAGGATGCAGCTAAGATAATAAATGTTTCTAAGGAAACTTACAACCAAAAAGAACTGGGAAAAAGAGACTTTACTCTGACAGAAGCTGTAAAGCTAGCAAAATATTATAAGAAAACTTTAGACCAACTTTTTTTTGATAATTCAGTTAACACAAACAAAACAGCCTAACTAGATTATCACATAAATCTAGAGTCAAAAAAAGTGGTAAATCTTGGACAAGTTAGAAGGGGGTGAAGACGTGAGAAATCTAATTGAAATTGTTAAAGAAGTAATTAAAGAAAACTGGAAGTATTATGTTTTGTTTGTGCTAGGTTTTCTCACATCAACTTATTTGATGAGATATTTATCTAAGTAAGCAAGTAGTGTAATGCAATACCTGATATGAATCCAAGTAAGTAACTGAATATAAGCTTTATATATTCTCTGCGTTGATCTAATTTATCCGTATCTACTAATGCTTTACCAGATTGAGTTATGTGATACTCGCGAGAATGGAAATCTGTTTGAATTATAGATGCTGAT of Gottschalkia purinilytica contains these proteins:
- a CDS encoding ImmA/IrrE family metallo-endopeptidase, yielding MTLEEVIPVKQTNFLEDKANLILVRNSIIHPYQINLHKIIRNLGNIRVLCMDQDSRVIIRQSSAIIIINNKLPPKEQNQELAEELSHIILHCGNQVKYKKDIILDKQESQAKRMSAYLLCPMFMLKNVKIMENTYLMIEELAELFNVTYEFMEYRLSLIFGQDLNLIVHHKQNFYGYIPIE
- a CDS encoding recombinase family protein, encoding MLNTSTEYCIYLRKSRTDIEAEASGEGETLARHEKILLDLGRKLKLNITKIYKEVVSGETISSRPVMQELLSSVEQGLWRGVLVVEVERLARGDTMDQGLVSQTFKYSNTKIITPMKTYDPQDEFDEEYFEFGLFMSRREYKTINRRLQRGRLESVKEGKYVGNKPPYGYVRKKLEKEKGYTLEPHSEQADIVKLIFQLYTKGEQQSSGDYKRLGVSLIVRKLNELKIPTVNGGDWVPSTVRDILSNPVYIGKIRWNSRPQVKKMIDGRMVKERPRAKEKDMILVDGLHKAIIDNNTFNLAQEYLASNPSLPVPTRHVVKNPLAGIVICGKCNRRMNRRPYGGKYPDTLMCPVTSCDNVSSHLHLVEDKLLQTLEEWLENYKLSLESEEIENQSNVELDLIKKTIEKLDDELNTLEKQMENIHDLLEQGIYSTEKFLERSKVISEKTSSAQNDKDKLLETLRLESTKEKGKKVIIPKIERVLKLYNLVKTPAEKNELLKEVIDKVVYIKEVRGRWHGKPDDFELILYPKLND
- a CDS encoding helix-turn-helix domain-containing protein translates to MATFGERFKMLRMEKGLNQEELIKEFNEKYHYSFTKSAVSQYENDKRIPEINALSDFADYFNITVDFLLGKSDVRNTHEDDFTQEELELLEKIKSDPEISILFHDLKSAPKKKIKQLLKTWEFIQQQFDEMEDEEE
- a CDS encoding helix-turn-helix transcriptional regulator; amino-acid sequence: MNPRMKLKAVRVENGDTQEDAAKIINVSKETYNQKELGKRDFTLTEAVKLAKYYKKTLDQLFFDNSVNTNKTA